The DNA segment TCGTAGGATAGCAGCACATAATAAGCAGAGCACCCTTCTCGTGGGCTGCTTCCGCAATATCCGTAAAATCGTCAATACAGCCGAAAAAATTCGGGTTCTGCAGTATCACGGCCCCGGTTTCCTTATCGAGCTGCTCCAGGATCGCATCACGGTTCGCCCGCCCATCCGAATGTTTCGTCTCGTCCAGCTCGATATTGAGATTCTGCGTATATGAATGGATCATAACGCGGTAGATCGGATTGACCGAATCATCAATGATCACCTTATTGCGGCGAGTTTTGCGAAGCGCCATCATCATCGCTTCATACATCGCCGTCCCCCCGTCGTACATGGACGCGTTAGAAACCTCCATGCCGGTAAGTCTGCATATCATCGACTGAAATTCGTAAATCGCCTGAAGCGTCCCCTGCGATATCTCCGGCTGATAAGGTGTATAAGCCGTATAAAACTCACTTCGACCCGCCAGAGCAGGGATCGCCGCCGGAATGAAATGATCGTAAAAACCGCCACCCAAAAAATAAGTCAGGTGAGTGGAATTCTTGCCGCTCAACGCCTGCAGACGAACTTGCAGCTCTTGTTCCGTGAGCCCTCTTTCAAGTTCAAGATTCTTGATCTTGAGCTCGTCAGGGATGTCAGCGAACAGATCATCCATAGTCAGACCAATAGCTTCGAGCATCTGCTGTTGCTGCTGGTCAGTATTGGAAATGAAAGGCATCAGTCATTTCTCCCAATTTACAATGTTCGATAAAACAAAAATGATCGCTCTGAACGATCAAAAGAATGGCAATTTATATCCGGCCCCTAACATATTATGAGTCTTGTCTGCAGCCGGAAAACTCCCGCCCCAAAAAAATGCGAACGCCTTTGAGTTTCAGGCGTTCGCACTAAGTATCCTTTAAACTTCGTCCTTGAAGAAATCCTTGTACTGATCGGAAGTCATAAGCTGCTCAACCTCGCTCGCATCAGACATTTCGATCTTTGCGATCCATCCTTCGCCATAGCAGTCTTCGTTGACCTTTTCCGGCTCATCTTCAAGTGCTTCGTTCACCTCGGTCACCTTGCCGCTGATCGGACTGTAAACATCACTTGCGGCCTTCGTGCTTTCCACAACCGCCAGCTCATCCTTCGCGCTCACTTCGCGATCGACCTCGGGCAGCTCAACATATGTGATCTCGCCCAATGCCTCCTGTGCATGGTCGGCAATACCAACCGTCGCGGTGCTGCCTTCAACTTTTACCCATTCGTGTTCCTTGGTGTAGTATAAACCATCAACTACCATGTGTGTTCTCCAATCTAAAATCTTGCGAATCTCGGCTCAACTGTTCCTGTTATATCTGCTTCGAGCTCTTGGCCCGGCTCTACGCTGTCGAGTTTACCCTTGGCTTTCTGCCCCTGGCTGCGTGCCAGATAGTACACGCCCACCGGATCCTCCTTCTTTACGGCATCTCTCGATACGAACGCCAGCGCGATCTGCTCCTCGCCAACCTTCGTCGCGCTCAGTATCCAGCCGATACACTCACCGTCCTCGGTGAGAACTCCGTCGTCCTCACGAACCGGCCGAACGCCCTTCTGTCCGGGCAGCGAAAGCCGAACAACTTTCATTGTCCGGTTCTTATCATTTTCGAGCATTGCATCCTTACCGATAAAGAAAGGCTTGTCAAGCTTGACCGCCCAACTATAGCCAACTTCCAAAGGACTGATCGCATGCTTGCCCGACAATTCATGACCATATAATGGCAGCCCCGCCTGTATACGCAAGCTGTCGCGTGCACCAAGACCGCAAGGCTTCACGCCGTACTTCTC comes from the Anaerohalosphaera lusitana genome and includes:
- the gcvPA gene encoding aminomethyl-transferring glycine dehydrogenase subunit GcvPA, translated to MPFISNTDQQQQQMLEAIGLTMDDLFADIPDELKIKNLELERGLTEQELQVRLQALSGKNSTHLTYFLGGGFYDHFIPAAIPALAGRSEFYTAYTPYQPEISQGTLQAIYEFQSMICRLTGMEVSNASMYDGGTAMYEAMMMALRKTRRNKVIIDDSVNPIYRVMIHSYTQNLNIELDETKHSDGRANRDAILEQLDKETGAVILQNPNFFGCIDDFTDIAEAAHEKGALLIMCCYPTSLGILKTPGSMGADIVVGEGQCLGLPLSFGGPYLGVLATTRKLMRKMPGRIAAETTDGEGNRGYVLTLQAREQHIRRDKATSNICSNEALCALQASIYMSLLGKKGLKDIANLCADKASYAFDRLTAVPGVKARWGKNWFYNEFVIDLPTDATDVVSKLIEKGIAAGFPLSRYYEGMDNALLIAVTEKRTKQEISTLADALEAIL
- the gcvH gene encoding glycine cleavage system protein GcvH; the encoded protein is MVVDGLYYTKEHEWVKVEGSTATVGIADHAQEALGEITYVELPEVDREVSAKDELAVVESTKAASDVYSPISGKVTEVNEALEDEPEKVNEDCYGEGWIAKIEMSDASEVEQLMTSDQYKDFFKDEV